One Phycisphaeraceae bacterium genomic window carries:
- a CDS encoding amidohydrolase family protein, with protein MQRPRTSRLPSRTAAILLASGAATHALAQPAPTNGPLALDAGWHALTGATLVPEPGRTIENATIVIRDGVIVSVRAGGAVPDGAREWKCDGLTIYPGLVEAHLPVDAPAPDRNAPGRHWNDKVLPQRSALQGVGVDARTREALRRLGFTTAAIVPKGGVFRGTGAVVSLSDDPAMGESSRQALVDHAFDTVALESSGWGARTYPGSQMGAIALIRQTLLDAQWRDADLTHFSKDTGSRTRPAPADALDALVRGMKESRPLFFPVNNELEALRAHKIAREFDRRAIIAGAGGEFRRLDAIAALNTPLIVPINFPDAPKISSHADQEATDLNTLLYWDQAPTNPRRLLDAGVTFALTTDRLRNRNDFRKNLASAVERGLSKDAALAALTVTPAEILGVAGKVGRIAPGYHANLVVVDGDLFDTKSTLRDVWVDGRRHEINAAKAESIDAEWVMSRAGEAVISLTLSDDAKKGKFTAKAPIPGMKPVDGTARNITRRENRVSFLLDLDMREEKLSKTDPDVRTVVVDGVVEGDTMHLRMDSMPLPMTLTRVPGEAKDPAAKKNAEPKKGVADDMPSFGYPFGAYAMPEVPAQRDVLLTGATIWTSGPAGVIENGSLLVRNGKIVGVGRGDDRAFRNIPSGVERIEVKGKHITPGLIDAHSHTGISGGVNEGTHSATSEVRIADVIDPDAINFYRQMAGGLTAANQLHGSANTIGGQNSIVKLRWGARHPDDMLIQGAKPGIKFALGENVKQSNWESDRTRYPQTRMGVETYLRDKFHAARDYAARRSANTGLPVRRDLQLDALVEILEGDRLVHCHSYRQDEIFMLAKVAKDFGFRIGTFQHVLEGYKVAEAIKESAIGASAFSDWWAFKMEVIDAIPENGAIMHEVGVNVSFNSDNDELARRMNIEAAKAVKYGGVAPAEALKFVTINPAIQLGIDKITGSLEAGKDADFVVWSGDPLSTFSRCEATWIDGREYFSLAKDRETRQRDAQLRDRLLQRILAENAKKPAAEKKDDDAPEKQDEPALDLVYDQRTLDLLRETYLSIIRSGGDPTAHRCGECGVLDLHAGHNH; from the coding sequence ATGCAACGACCCAGAACCTCTCGCCTCCCCTCGCGCACCGCCGCGATCCTTCTTGCGTCGGGCGCCGCGACTCACGCGCTCGCGCAGCCAGCGCCCACCAACGGGCCCCTCGCCCTCGACGCCGGGTGGCACGCCCTCACCGGCGCCACGCTCGTCCCCGAGCCGGGCCGCACCATCGAGAACGCCACGATCGTCATCCGTGACGGAGTGATCGTCTCGGTGCGCGCCGGCGGCGCCGTCCCCGACGGCGCACGCGAGTGGAAGTGCGACGGGCTCACCATCTACCCCGGGCTCGTCGAGGCGCACCTGCCTGTCGACGCGCCGGCGCCCGACAGGAACGCGCCGGGTCGTCACTGGAACGACAAGGTCCTCCCGCAACGCTCGGCGCTGCAAGGCGTCGGCGTCGACGCGCGCACGCGCGAGGCGCTGCGCCGTCTGGGCTTCACCACAGCCGCGATCGTCCCCAAGGGCGGCGTGTTCCGGGGGACCGGCGCCGTCGTCTCCCTCTCAGACGATCCGGCGATGGGCGAGTCCTCCCGCCAGGCGCTCGTCGATCACGCCTTCGACACCGTCGCGCTCGAATCCTCGGGCTGGGGCGCGCGCACCTACCCCGGGTCGCAGATGGGCGCGATCGCCCTTATCCGCCAGACACTGCTCGACGCGCAGTGGCGCGACGCCGACCTCACGCACTTCTCCAAAGACACCGGCTCTCGCACGCGCCCCGCCCCGGCCGACGCGCTCGACGCGCTGGTCCGCGGCATGAAAGAAAGCCGGCCCCTCTTCTTCCCTGTCAACAACGAGCTCGAAGCGCTCCGCGCCCACAAGATCGCGCGAGAGTTCGATCGCAGGGCGATCATCGCCGGCGCCGGCGGCGAGTTCCGCAGACTCGACGCGATCGCCGCCCTCAACACGCCGCTGATCGTCCCCATCAACTTCCCCGACGCGCCGAAGATCTCGTCCCACGCCGATCAGGAAGCGACGGACCTCAACACGCTCCTGTACTGGGATCAGGCGCCGACCAACCCGCGCCGGCTCCTCGACGCCGGGGTGACCTTCGCGCTCACCACCGACCGCCTGCGCAACCGCAACGACTTCCGCAAGAATCTGGCAAGCGCCGTCGAGCGCGGGCTGAGCAAGGACGCCGCCCTCGCGGCGCTCACCGTCACGCCGGCCGAGATCCTGGGAGTCGCCGGCAAGGTCGGACGCATCGCGCCGGGCTACCACGCCAACCTCGTCGTCGTCGACGGCGACCTGTTCGACACGAAGTCGACCCTCCGCGATGTCTGGGTCGACGGGCGTCGCCACGAGATCAACGCCGCCAAGGCCGAGAGCATCGACGCCGAGTGGGTGATGTCCCGCGCCGGCGAGGCCGTCATCTCCCTGACGCTCTCCGACGACGCGAAGAAGGGCAAGTTCACGGCGAAAGCGCCCATCCCGGGCATGAAGCCCGTCGACGGCACGGCGCGCAACATCACGCGGCGCGAGAACCGCGTCAGCTTCCTCCTCGACCTCGACATGCGCGAGGAGAAACTCTCGAAGACCGACCCCGACGTCCGCACCGTGGTCGTCGACGGCGTCGTCGAGGGCGACACCATGCACCTGCGCATGGACTCGATGCCCCTCCCGATGACGCTCACGCGCGTCCCGGGCGAGGCCAAGGACCCCGCGGCGAAAAAGAACGCCGAGCCCAAGAAGGGCGTCGCCGACGACATGCCCTCCTTCGGATACCCCTTCGGCGCCTACGCCATGCCCGAGGTCCCGGCGCAGCGCGATGTGCTGCTCACGGGCGCGACGATCTGGACCTCCGGGCCCGCGGGCGTCATCGAGAACGGTTCGCTGCTCGTGCGCAACGGCAAGATCGTCGGCGTCGGACGCGGCGACGATCGCGCGTTCCGCAACATCCCCTCCGGCGTCGAACGCATCGAGGTCAAGGGCAAGCACATCACGCCCGGGCTCATCGACGCGCACTCCCACACCGGCATCAGCGGCGGGGTGAACGAGGGCACGCACTCCGCGACCTCCGAGGTGCGCATCGCCGATGTCATCGACCCCGACGCGATCAACTTTTACCGCCAGATGGCCGGCGGCCTGACCGCCGCCAACCAGCTCCACGGCTCGGCAAACACCATCGGGGGGCAGAACTCCATCGTGAAGCTGCGCTGGGGCGCCAGACACCCCGACGACATGCTGATCCAGGGCGCCAAGCCCGGAATCAAGTTCGCGCTGGGCGAGAACGTGAAGCAGTCGAACTGGGAGAGCGACCGCACCCGCTACCCCCAGACGCGCATGGGCGTCGAGACCTACCTGCGCGATAAGTTCCACGCGGCCCGCGACTACGCCGCGCGGCGCAGCGCGAACACGGGCCTCCCCGTCCGGCGCGACCTCCAGCTCGACGCGCTCGTCGAGATCCTCGAGGGCGACCGGCTCGTGCACTGCCACTCCTACCGGCAGGACGAGATCTTCATGCTGGCGAAGGTCGCGAAGGACTTCGGCTTCAGGATCGGCACCTTCCAGCATGTGCTCGAGGGCTACAAGGTCGCCGAGGCGATCAAGGAATCCGCGATCGGCGCGTCGGCGTTCAGCGACTGGTGGGCCTTCAAGATGGAGGTCATCGACGCGATCCCCGAGAACGGCGCGATCATGCACGAGGTCGGCGTGAACGTGTCCTTCAACTCCGACAACGACGAGCTGGCGCGCCGCATGAACATCGAGGCCGCCAAGGCCGTGAAGTACGGCGGCGTCGCCCCGGCCGAGGCCCTGAAGTTCGTCACCATCAACCCGGCGATCCAGCTCGGCATCGACAAGATCACCGGCTCGCTCGAAGCCGGCAAGGACGCCGATTTCGTCGTCTGGTCGGGCGACCCGCTCTCGACCTTCTCGCGATGCGAAGCGACCTGGATCGACGGGCGCGAGTACTTCTCGCTCGCGAAGGACCGCGAGACCCGCCAGCGCGACGCGCAGCTCCGCGACCGGCTGCTCCAGCGCATCCTCGCCGAGAACGCGAAGAAGCCCGCCGCCGAGAAGAAGGACGACGACGCGCCCGAGAAACAGGACGAGCCCGCTCTCGACCTGGTCTACGACCAGCGCACGCTCGACCTGCTGCGCGAGACCTACCTCTCCATCATCCGCTCCGGCGGCGACCCCACCGCCCATCGCTGCGGCGAGTGCGGCGTGCTCGACCTCCACGCCGGCCACAATCACTGA
- a CDS encoding PDZ domain-containing protein, which produces MRYTILLAAILAAGAQATAQQRGAFVSEDRVVVVSPVEKNRSKVVTKDGTRTFEITLENNEVLSIKIDGKDAPRHTGKIEKDHILLFAPGGRQEASIPFRWEVATPAPPPPPGSASGVEARRPAIARTGGRASGAGGATGSTTAQGFATLEPGRRVIGITTTDLHESLAAQFNLSPENVIVVNTVTEGMPAAKAGVQRFDIITKIEGQPPANTIRLREALHAKGEEPVSITVLRGGKEMVLRVQSVPQTEAEVTWTMGAPAQTFGRVEGQPGQWRVETQLSAEQRQRLEEALMRVREVGAQNQQRLAEMQETMTKRMAEVRQNLEQKFSQDGSLDEARKAYEAVVRELQSMNINEQIERAMSDLQRALGEVDIQRELRALPEIRFMGRDDSRDVVIVPSTPAFPAPPAPPAPAAGPAQPARPAPAVAPPAAPEDARLRALEQRMERIERLLERIAENRGN; this is translated from the coding sequence ATGAGATACACCATCCTCCTCGCCGCGATACTCGCCGCCGGAGCGCAGGCGACCGCCCAGCAGCGAGGCGCGTTTGTCTCCGAAGATCGAGTCGTCGTCGTGTCCCCCGTCGAGAAGAACCGCTCGAAGGTCGTGACCAAAGACGGCACGCGCACCTTCGAGATCACCCTCGAGAACAACGAGGTGCTCTCGATCAAGATCGATGGCAAGGACGCGCCGCGCCACACCGGGAAGATCGAGAAAGACCACATCCTGCTCTTCGCGCCGGGCGGGCGACAGGAAGCGTCCATCCCGTTCCGCTGGGAGGTCGCGACGCCGGCGCCCCCGCCCCCGCCGGGCAGCGCGTCCGGCGTCGAAGCGCGCCGTCCGGCGATCGCGAGGACAGGCGGCCGCGCGTCCGGCGCCGGGGGCGCGACCGGCTCGACCACCGCGCAGGGTTTCGCCACGCTCGAGCCCGGGCGACGCGTCATCGGCATCACCACCACCGACCTGCACGAGTCCCTCGCGGCGCAGTTCAACCTCAGCCCCGAGAATGTCATCGTGGTCAACACCGTGACCGAGGGCATGCCGGCGGCGAAGGCCGGCGTCCAGCGCTTCGACATCATCACGAAGATCGAAGGCCAGCCCCCGGCCAACACCATTCGCCTGCGCGAGGCCCTGCACGCCAAGGGCGAGGAGCCGGTCTCCATCACCGTCCTGCGCGGCGGGAAAGAGATGGTCCTCAGGGTTCAGAGCGTCCCGCAGACCGAGGCCGAGGTCACCTGGACCATGGGCGCCCCCGCCCAGACCTTCGGGCGCGTCGAAGGCCAGCCGGGCCAGTGGCGCGTCGAGACACAGCTGAGCGCCGAGCAGCGCCAGCGCCTCGAAGAGGCCCTGATGCGCGTCCGCGAGGTCGGCGCACAGAATCAGCAGCGCCTCGCAGAGATGCAGGAGACGATGACCAAGCGCATGGCCGAGGTGCGCCAGAACCTTGAACAGAAGTTCTCGCAGGACGGCTCGCTCGACGAGGCGCGCAAGGCGTACGAGGCCGTCGTGCGCGAGCTGCAGAGCATGAACATCAACGAGCAGATCGAGCGCGCCATGAGCGATCTCCAGCGAGCGCTCGGCGAGGTCGACATCCAGCGCGAGCTGCGCGCCCTGCCAGAGATCCGCTTCATGGGTCGCGACGACTCACGCGATGTCGTGATCGTTCCTTCCACCCCGGCATTCCCTGCGCCCCCGGCGCCCCCGGCGCCCGCCGCCGGCCCGGCGCAGCCCGCACGACCCGCCCCGGCGGTCGCCCCCCCTGCCGCCCCCGAAGACGCCCGGCTGCGCGCCCTCGAGCAGCGGATGGAGCGCATCGAGCGCCTCCTCGAGCGGATCGCCGAGAACCGGGGGAACTGA
- a CDS encoding sigma-70 family RNA polymerase sigma factor: MTDGHTNAERAISGDPQALRALWEVNRRWIAAIILAHKPRSAELEDLLQDVAVRVVKRIGEVRDPSTLKPWMRAIAINTARTAGRKHTTRTRLVRPTGADPDDACSPIVTGEPGLSTEGTTHAEESRRAMDAVNRLPDEYREPLLLRCVRGMSYKQIADLMGVPVTTIETRLARARRMVREELERAPGAGATRE, encoded by the coding sequence GTGACCGACGGACACACCAACGCCGAGCGCGCCATCTCGGGAGACCCCCAGGCCCTGAGGGCGCTGTGGGAAGTGAACCGGCGCTGGATCGCCGCGATCATCCTTGCGCACAAACCGCGCTCCGCGGAGTTGGAAGACCTGCTCCAGGACGTCGCGGTGCGGGTCGTGAAACGCATCGGGGAGGTGCGCGACCCGTCGACGCTCAAGCCCTGGATGCGCGCCATCGCGATCAACACCGCGAGAACCGCCGGACGCAAGCACACGACGCGCACGCGCCTCGTGCGCCCCACCGGGGCCGACCCCGACGACGCCTGCTCCCCCATCGTCACGGGCGAGCCGGGCCTTTCGACCGAGGGGACGACGCACGCGGAGGAGTCCCGGCGCGCGATGGACGCGGTCAACCGCCTCCCCGACGAGTATCGCGAGCCCCTGCTGCTGCGCTGCGTGCGCGGCATGTCGTACAAACAGATCGCCGACCTGATGGGCGTCCCCGTCACGACGATCGAGACACGACTCGCGCGAGCCCGCCGGATGGTTCGCGAGGAGCTGGAACGCGCGCCCGGCGCCGGCGCGACGAGAGAGTGA
- a CDS encoding preprotein translocase subunit TatC gives MSDAPHTSMSLGEHLEELRRRVIYALLGLVPILVLGLSFGTTILRLLIVPVEQALLRTGQSPTLQALSPIETFASYIKVGLVAAVLIGVPWIVTQLWLFVRPGLYQHERRFARLLVPLSVALTGASVVFLYFVMLPAMLFFLINFGSSIARSDPAVAPLAPGIVLPAVPVLEADPSDAPVGGMWVSGPMRQLRIRVDDEGGVLMSPLVSSGLIAQQYRLREYVDMVFTMGLAFAFAFQMPIVVLLLSWTGIISVATLARYRRQIAMACVIISAVITPADPVTLVLMMVPLYGLFEFGLFLARFVPARRVSEGVFSKSAWTDANEGDE, from the coding sequence ATGAGCGACGCCCCCCACACCTCGATGTCCCTCGGCGAGCACCTGGAGGAGCTCCGGCGCAGGGTCATCTACGCCCTGCTGGGGCTGGTCCCCATCCTCGTCCTGGGGTTGTCGTTCGGCACCACGATCCTGCGGCTGCTGATCGTCCCGGTGGAGCAGGCCCTGCTCCGGACGGGCCAGTCGCCCACGCTGCAGGCCCTCTCGCCCATCGAGACCTTTGCGTCGTACATCAAGGTCGGGCTCGTCGCCGCCGTGCTGATCGGGGTGCCCTGGATCGTCACCCAGCTTTGGCTCTTCGTCCGCCCGGGGCTCTACCAGCACGAGCGCCGCTTCGCGCGGCTCCTCGTCCCCCTCAGCGTCGCGCTGACCGGGGCGTCGGTGGTGTTCCTCTATTTCGTCATGCTCCCGGCGATGCTCTTCTTCCTGATCAACTTCGGGAGCAGCATCGCCCGGTCCGACCCGGCGGTCGCCCCGCTCGCGCCGGGCATCGTGCTGCCGGCTGTCCCGGTGCTGGAGGCCGACCCGTCCGACGCGCCCGTGGGCGGGATGTGGGTCAGCGGCCCCATGCGCCAGCTTCGCATCCGGGTCGACGACGAGGGCGGCGTGCTGATGTCGCCCCTGGTCAGCTCCGGCCTGATCGCGCAGCAGTACCGCCTGCGCGAGTACGTCGACATGGTGTTCACCATGGGGCTGGCGTTCGCGTTCGCGTTCCAGATGCCCATCGTCGTGCTGCTGCTGAGCTGGACGGGCATCATCAGCGTCGCCACGCTGGCGCGATACCGGCGCCAGATCGCCATGGCGTGCGTGATCATCTCCGCCGTCATCACGCCGGCCGACCCCGTGACGCTGGTGCTGATGATGGTGCCACTCTACGGGCTCTTCGAGTTCGGCCTGTTCCTCGCGAGGTTCGTCCCGGCGCGCCGTGTGTCGGAGGGCGTGTTCTCAAAGAGCGCGTGGACAGACGCCAACGAGGGCGACGAGTGA
- the tadA gene encoding tRNA adenosine(34) deaminase TadA produces MRALRRIGVLRTPAPPKGPETDLDVAVMRRALELARTAAALGEAPIGAVVYETVSGKVLAEAHNLREKTGDPAGHAELIAIRDAAMKRGDWRLNDCTLVVTLEPCPMCAGAIVNARVGRLVYGALDPKAGAVKSLYEICSDPRLNHRITPIGGVCAEEAGELLTMFFRGRREARKAKKNASV; encoded by the coding sequence GTGCGCGCACTTCGCCGGATCGGGGTGCTGCGCACTCCGGCTCCCCCCAAGGGCCCCGAGACCGACCTGGATGTCGCGGTGATGCGCCGCGCCCTCGAACTCGCGCGCACCGCGGCGGCGCTGGGCGAGGCGCCCATCGGCGCAGTCGTCTACGAAACCGTCAGCGGCAAGGTCCTCGCCGAGGCGCACAACCTGCGAGAGAAGACCGGCGACCCGGCGGGCCACGCTGAACTGATAGCGATCCGCGACGCCGCGATGAAGCGGGGCGACTGGCGCCTCAACGACTGCACGCTGGTCGTGACGCTCGAGCCCTGCCCGATGTGCGCCGGCGCGATCGTCAACGCGCGCGTCGGGCGCCTGGTCTACGGCGCCCTCGACCCCAAGGCGGGCGCCGTGAAATCCCTCTACGAGATCTGCTCGGACCCCCGGCTGAACCACCGGATCACGCCCATCGGGGGCGTCTGCGCCGAAGAGGCGGGGGAACTGCTGACGATGTTCTTCCGGGGGAGGCGCGAGGCGAGGAAGGCGAAGAAGAACGCGAGCGTGTGA
- a CDS encoding glycosyltransferase, translating into MTHFAPLDASRTRHNPLRAPTQPVELFAEGDDALTRMDMHCHSSASAGPVIHAASWVSAPECYSTPEEVYAQAITRGMDLVTLTDHDTIAGALSLVERGFPNVLLGQEVTVRFPKDRVKLHVLVYNLTPELDEEITTLGLRENVYAFAEWLADRDLPHSLAHPLHAQSRGYSIDHLEQCMLLFKSVELINGAHGGPRRDAMERYLRTLTPKRIDELSAKHGVRPIYPRAWIKGVTAGSDDHGLLNVGKAWAGVRCPSGLKIRDPLDFVERAMQGEASVGGELGGAEVLAHQITAVGLNHYGRTMHSMLSTKGKYVASRFVRFGGVTIDSPTKLRLVAHVARKKVVGRLTGKKKGPDPLFTALRTTIEPLLARHPDIRARLSQVADLPRGAHDGPPLANHDAMADFAADLSNALADAIISGALSSVAKKDASGTVKHVAAYMMTLAAQAPYLIAMFSEHKERDLLTRVEHETALRGHAQHPMTKQPRVVMFTDTYADVNGVSRFIQNVADQSRLRGRDMTVLTSTRMKFDPRPNVVNFEPVFSRPMPRYENLDFALPPLLPVLRYLQQHQPDVINVATPGPIGTLGLLCAAIFRCPVVGVYHTDFPAYIERLFEDETYTWVSEKFMKGFYSPFKTILSRSRDYMASLDKLGFDADRVKPLLPGMDTDAFHVRFRDTSVWEPLGLRRESRKVVYCGRVSVEKNLPMLERVWAKTRRLLADRAIDAELVVIGDGPYRKGMQERLSNSQKNAPGAAHFLGFRHGEELSRLYASSDLFVFPSVTDTLGQVVMEAQASGLPVIVTDKGGPKEMVDHALTGMVIPDEQEDRWAETIASLLADDDQRGRMGRAAHNRMQRYNIGASFEHFWQVHVDAHHAKLRALGVTTRDDDRGPTPARTTRRPDAPAMA; encoded by the coding sequence ATGACGCACTTCGCACCACTCGACGCCAGCCGAACCCGCCACAACCCGTTGCGTGCCCCGACGCAGCCCGTCGAACTCTTCGCTGAAGGCGACGACGCCCTCACGCGCATGGACATGCACTGCCACTCCAGCGCGTCCGCTGGGCCGGTCATCCATGCCGCGTCGTGGGTCAGCGCGCCCGAGTGCTACTCCACGCCCGAAGAGGTCTACGCCCAGGCCATCACCCGCGGCATGGACCTGGTCACCCTCACCGACCACGACACCATCGCCGGCGCGCTCTCCCTCGTCGAGCGCGGCTTCCCCAACGTCCTCCTCGGGCAAGAGGTCACCGTCCGATTCCCGAAGGACCGCGTGAAACTGCATGTCCTCGTCTACAACCTCACGCCCGAACTCGACGAGGAAATCACCACGCTGGGCCTGCGCGAGAATGTCTACGCCTTCGCCGAGTGGCTCGCGGATCGAGACCTGCCCCACTCCCTCGCGCACCCGCTCCACGCCCAGTCGCGCGGGTACTCGATCGATCACCTCGAGCAGTGCATGCTGCTCTTCAAAAGCGTCGAACTCATCAACGGCGCCCACGGCGGCCCCCGCCGCGACGCGATGGAACGCTATCTCCGAACCCTCACGCCGAAGCGCATCGACGAACTCAGCGCCAAGCACGGCGTCCGCCCGATCTACCCGCGCGCGTGGATCAAGGGCGTCACCGCCGGCTCCGACGACCACGGCCTGCTCAATGTTGGCAAGGCCTGGGCCGGCGTGCGCTGCCCCTCGGGCCTCAAGATCCGCGATCCGCTCGACTTCGTCGAGCGCGCCATGCAGGGCGAGGCGAGCGTCGGGGGCGAACTTGGCGGCGCCGAGGTCCTCGCCCACCAGATCACCGCCGTCGGGCTGAACCACTACGGACGCACGATGCACTCCATGCTCTCGACGAAGGGCAAGTATGTCGCGTCGCGCTTCGTGCGCTTCGGCGGGGTTACCATCGACTCCCCCACGAAACTCCGCCTCGTCGCCCATGTCGCGAGGAAGAAGGTCGTCGGTCGGCTCACCGGGAAGAAGAAGGGCCCCGACCCGCTCTTCACGGCGCTGCGCACCACCATCGAGCCCCTGCTCGCCCGGCACCCCGACATCCGCGCCCGGCTCTCGCAGGTCGCCGACCTGCCCCGCGGCGCCCACGACGGCCCGCCCCTGGCTAACCACGACGCGATGGCCGACTTCGCCGCCGATCTCTCCAACGCCCTCGCCGACGCGATCATCTCGGGCGCGCTCTCGAGCGTCGCGAAGAAGGACGCCAGCGGGACGGTCAAGCACGTCGCCGCGTACATGATGACCCTCGCGGCCCAGGCGCCCTACCTCATCGCGATGTTCAGCGAGCACAAGGAACGCGACCTGCTCACGCGCGTCGAGCACGAAACCGCCCTCCGAGGACACGCCCAGCACCCCATGACCAAGCAACCACGCGTCGTGATGTTCACCGACACCTACGCCGATGTGAACGGCGTGTCGCGCTTCATCCAGAATGTCGCCGACCAGTCGCGCCTCCGGGGGCGCGACATGACCGTGCTGACCTCGACGCGCATGAAGTTCGACCCGCGACCCAATGTCGTGAACTTCGAGCCGGTGTTCTCGAGGCCCATGCCGCGCTACGAGAACCTCGACTTCGCGCTGCCCCCCCTGCTGCCCGTGCTTCGCTACCTGCAGCAGCACCAGCCCGATGTGATCAATGTCGCGACGCCCGGGCCCATCGGCACGCTTGGACTGCTCTGTGCCGCGATCTTCCGCTGCCCCGTGGTCGGCGTGTACCACACCGACTTCCCGGCGTACATCGAGCGCCTCTTCGAGGACGAGACCTACACCTGGGTCAGCGAGAAGTTCATGAAGGGGTTCTACTCGCCCTTCAAGACGATCCTCAGCCGCTCGCGCGATTACATGGCCTCGCTCGACAAACTCGGCTTCGACGCCGATCGCGTCAAGCCCCTCCTGCCCGGCATGGACACCGACGCGTTCCATGTGCGCTTCCGCGACACCTCCGTCTGGGAACCACTCGGCCTGCGGCGGGAGTCGCGCAAGGTCGTGTACTGCGGGCGCGTGAGCGTCGAGAAGAACCTTCCCATGCTCGAGCGCGTCTGGGCGAAGACGCGCCGCCTGCTCGCCGATCGCGCGATCGACGCGGAACTCGTCGTCATCGGCGACGGCCCCTACCGCAAGGGCATGCAGGAGCGCCTGTCGAACAGCCAGAAGAACGCGCCGGGCGCCGCCCACTTCCTGGGCTTCCGCCACGGCGAGGAACTCTCGCGCCTCTACGCGTCCTCCGACCTCTTCGTCTTCCCCAGCGTCACCGACACGCTGGGACAGGTCGTCATGGAAGCGCAGGCGTCGGGCCTCCCGGTGATCGTCACCGACAAGGGAGGCCCCAAGGAGATGGTCGACCACGCCCTCACCGGGATGGTCATCCCCGACGAGCAGGAAGACCGCTGGGCGGAGACCATCGCGTCCCTCCTCGCCGACGACGACCAGCGCGGACGCATGGGGCGCGCCGCCCACAACAGGATGCAGCGCTACAACATCGGCGCGTCCTTCGAGCACTTCTGGCAGGTCCATGTCGACGCCCACCACGCGAAACTCCGCGCCCTGGGCGTGACCACCCGCGACGACGACCGCGGCCCCACGCCCGCGCGTACCACGCGACGCCCCGACGCTCCCGCGATGGCGTGA
- a CDS encoding carboxymuconolactone decarboxylase family protein, whose translation MPRLNVVDPANASGKAKEIFDGPLKGKHFNIFKGMANSPQVLDMYLKINQALHGVSLSAAEVEAVQLAASNVAGCNYCQAAHTAIGKGHGMTDEQAMGARRGRVESDARMDALARFTRAIAETRGQVSDEDLKRFKGAGFDDKAVVEVIGVYTLATLTNTFNNVHRSEIDFPAVPSV comes from the coding sequence ATGCCCCGACTGAATGTTGTTGATCCGGCGAACGCGAGCGGCAAGGCGAAGGAGATCTTCGACGGGCCTCTGAAAGGCAAGCACTTCAACATCTTCAAGGGGATGGCGAACTCGCCGCAGGTCCTGGACATGTACCTGAAGATCAACCAGGCGCTCCACGGTGTTTCGCTGAGCGCCGCCGAGGTCGAAGCGGTGCAGCTGGCGGCGAGCAACGTCGCGGGTTGCAACTACTGCCAGGCGGCGCACACCGCGATCGGCAAGGGCCACGGCATGACCGACGAGCAGGCCATGGGTGCGCGCAGGGGGCGCGTCGAGAGCGACGCGCGGATGGACGCGCTGGCCCGTTTCACGCGCGCCATCGCCGAGACGCGCGGGCAGGTCAGCGACGAGGACCTGAAGCGGTTCAAGGGCGCCGGCTTCGACGACAAGGCGGTGGTCGAGGTCATCGGCGTCTACACCCTCGCGACGCTGACGAACACCTTCAACAACGTGCACCGCTCGGAGATCGACTTCCCGGCCGTGCCTTCGGTGTGA
- the coaD gene encoding pantetheine-phosphate adenylyltransferase encodes MTTQREHVAIYPGSFDPITYGHLDVIERGRKLFDRVIVAVGRNPGKDSLFEPEERVEMARKLVAGVVQREPDFAPVEVRSFQGLTVDAAREAGATVILRGIRNLSDLQYEVQQAVTNREVAGLESCFIVAGQSFAYTSSSLIKQIAAMGQDLSVLAPMVPPLVIERLRAKKAQGAPALTKLRAHEE; translated from the coding sequence ATGACCACCCAGCGCGAGCATGTCGCGATCTATCCCGGCTCCTTCGACCCGATCACCTACGGGCACCTCGACGTGATCGAGCGCGGGCGGAAGCTGTTCGACCGCGTCATCGTGGCCGTTGGCAGGAACCCCGGGAAGGACAGCCTCTTCGAGCCCGAGGAGCGCGTGGAGATGGCGCGCAAGCTCGTGGCGGGCGTCGTGCAGCGCGAGCCGGACTTCGCCCCGGTCGAGGTGCGGAGTTTCCAGGGCCTGACCGTCGACGCGGCGCGCGAGGCCGGGGCGACGGTGATCCTGCGCGGCATCCGGAACCTCTCCGACCTGCAGTACGAGGTGCAGCAGGCGGTGACCAACCGAGAGGTCGCCGGGCTTGAGTCGTGCTTCATCGTCGCCGGGCAGAGTTTCGCGTACACGAGCAGCAGTCTGATCAAGCAGATCGCGGCGATGGGCCAGGACCTGAGCGTGCTGGCGCCGATGGTCCCGCCGCTGGTGATCGAGCGGCTGCGCGCGAAAAAGGCCCAGGGCGCTCCCGCCCTGACGAAGCTCCGGGCGCACGAGGAGTAG